A single Streptomyces mirabilis DNA region contains:
- a CDS encoding roadblock/LC7 domain-containing protein: protein MSTHPAMNSVTGDAPASETTASGQRDNMAWLLRQFASDVPGVTHAVLLSRDGLRLLDSDVDKDWADELSAALSGVASLAANITGPSHKKRPARQVVIERDDCLFFVQSAGRSAAFENHPGNERGVVDTVLAVIATTDADAGTVGYETGRLVQKFAPYMQIPVRVGTGAEVR, encoded by the coding sequence ATGAGCACCCATCCCGCGATGAACAGCGTGACCGGCGACGCGCCCGCATCCGAGACAACGGCAAGCGGACAGCGGGACAACATGGCCTGGCTGCTGCGTCAGTTCGCCTCCGATGTCCCGGGCGTCACGCACGCCGTCCTGCTGTCGCGGGACGGGCTGCGGCTGCTGGACAGCGACGTCGACAAGGACTGGGCGGACGAACTGTCGGCCGCGCTCAGCGGAGTTGCCTCCCTCGCGGCGAACATCACCGGCCCCAGCCACAAGAAGAGGCCGGCCAGGCAGGTCGTCATCGAGCGAGACGACTGCCTGTTCTTCGTCCAGAGCGCTGGTCGCAGCGCGGCCTTCGAAAACCACCCCGGCAACGAACGCGGTGTGGTGGACACGGTCCTCGCCGTCATCGCCACCACGGACGCCGACGCGGGCACCGTCGGGTACGAGACGGGGCGCCTCGTGCAGAAGTTCGCCCCCTACATGCAGATCCCCGTCCGCGTCGGCACGGGTGCTGAGGTCCGGTGA
- a CDS encoding DUF742 domain-containing protein, whose protein sequence is MTTHGRAAEDSTFVRTYTLTRGRTKPRHLLGLETVLDAGPGRPGPAQAEECEEILALCRERRRSVTELAGRLRRPVTAVKILVSDLLDADALVVPVTSPYAAADADADAGPSPQLLAALSAGLKRKWPDAIAYPQAG, encoded by the coding sequence GTGACCACACACGGCCGCGCTGCCGAGGACTCGACGTTCGTGCGGACCTACACCCTGACGCGCGGGCGCACCAAGCCGCGGCACCTGCTCGGCCTGGAAACCGTGCTGGACGCCGGACCGGGGCGGCCCGGCCCGGCGCAAGCCGAGGAATGCGAGGAGATCCTCGCCCTGTGCCGGGAGCGCCGGCGTTCGGTGACCGAACTGGCGGGCCGACTCCGTCGCCCCGTCACCGCCGTGAAGATCCTCGTCTCGGACCTCCTAGACGCCGACGCCCTGGTCGTCCCCGTCACCTCCCCCTATGCCGCAGCCGACGCGGACGCGGATGCAGGTCCCTCCCCACAACTGCTGGCGGCCCTCTCAGCGGGCCTGAAAAGGAAGTGGCCCGATGCCATCGCCTACCCCCAGGCCGGATGA
- a CDS encoding GTP-binding protein, with protein sequence MLKIVIAGGFGAGKTTAVGAVSEITPLSTEEYLTEASADVDSLEGVEAKQTTTVAFDFGRLSLPDAPVPLELFLFGTPGQDRFVDLWYDLSRGAVGAVVLVDTRRLESSFTPVSFFEDIGLPFVVAVNQFDGAHRYHPEQVRTALELPASVPVVTCDARDPNHVAGVLLTLVGHAVRNAAAGPVRPTPTTALQDA encoded by the coding sequence GTGCTGAAGATCGTGATCGCCGGGGGCTTCGGCGCGGGCAAGACCACCGCCGTGGGCGCGGTCAGCGAGATCACGCCGCTGAGCACGGAGGAGTACCTGACCGAAGCGAGCGCGGACGTGGACAGCCTGGAAGGCGTCGAGGCCAAGCAGACCACTACGGTTGCCTTCGACTTCGGTCGCCTCAGCCTGCCCGACGCGCCCGTACCCCTGGAACTGTTCCTGTTCGGCACGCCCGGCCAGGACCGGTTCGTCGACCTCTGGTACGACCTCTCCCGCGGAGCCGTCGGCGCGGTCGTCCTGGTCGACACCCGCCGCCTGGAAAGCAGCTTCACCCCCGTCAGCTTCTTCGAAGACATCGGCCTGCCCTTCGTCGTCGCCGTGAACCAGTTCGACGGAGCACACCGCTACCACCCCGAACAGGTCCGTACCGCCCTCGAACTCCCCGCCTCTGTACCGGTGGTCACCTGCGACGCCCGCGACCCGAACCACGTCGCCGGCGTCCTGCTGACCCTCGTCGGCCACGCCGTGAGAAACGCAGCGGCAGGCCCCGTCCGCCCCACACCCACTACCGCCCTCCAGGACGCCTGA
- a CDS encoding GAF domain-containing protein: MTYQPTNPYLGPQTPPTQALPRRNMRDLAPGPSVPAAAVTGPQAQQTTELARRYELIERLGMPTAASDDFDEMARDMATQAGFLYGFVNLFLEEQTFVGLHQPSADSGYVIVGRTMSRDHGWCPEVMARKKALPLHDVHASPRFSSNHVVDAVGIRSYFGAPLIHDSGTVLGTVCVIDPEKRPLSEARRLRDIVINAGAQVMDHIVRAPVR, from the coding sequence ATGACATACCAGCCCACCAACCCCTACCTCGGACCGCAGACCCCGCCCACGCAGGCACTACCGCGCCGCAACATGCGGGACCTCGCCCCTGGGCCGTCCGTCCCGGCCGCCGCCGTCACCGGCCCGCAGGCCCAGCAGACGACCGAACTAGCGCGGCGGTACGAGCTGATCGAGCGCCTGGGCATGCCTACCGCTGCCAGCGACGACTTCGACGAGATGGCCCGCGACATGGCCACGCAGGCCGGGTTCCTGTACGGGTTCGTCAATCTGTTCCTGGAGGAGCAGACCTTCGTCGGACTGCACCAGCCGTCGGCGGACAGCGGGTACGTCATCGTCGGCCGCACCATGAGCCGCGACCACGGCTGGTGCCCGGAGGTCATGGCCCGAAAGAAGGCCCTCCCGCTGCACGACGTGCACGCCAGCCCTCGCTTCAGCAGCAACCACGTGGTCGACGCGGTCGGGATCCGCTCCTACTTCGGCGCCCCGCTCATCCACGACAGCGGCACCGTGCTGGGCACGGTGTGCGTCATCGACCCCGAGAAACGGCCCCTGAGCGAGGCCCGACGGCTCAGAGACATCGTCATCAACGCCGGCGCGCAGGTGATGGACCACATCGTCCGCGCCCCCGTCCGCTAG
- a CDS encoding acyl-CoA dehydrogenase family protein, translated as MSATPTTPPPALRPYLTARHELLWDEADAFAAEHVAPRTARMEAAPGRVERKVADLMAARGWFAVTVPSAFGGLSAGHVAKTILVHRIACVSAAAAAILQATLIPVGALLHFATYEQKGRWLPRVADGSLLLSIAVTEPQAGGHIGGIETTAERAGSEWVITGSKIHIGNSHLAGAHLVVARTAEAGVSASQALTAFMVEANRPGLAVSDHRPGLGLHGFSAGRLDLDHVRVPEDHVVGEIGRGLSVAQSSSILYGRPNLAAVSLGIHEAIVATTAARLKTRPRYRGTLSDLPVLRDRIGGMEARLRAGRILAYQSVHLLDQGLPCDADLINAKYLGHQWAVQSAQDAMELHGAHALDRDYVLQRLWRDIQHTYPPAGTGEVQRIRLADAAFDEDHIQWSERLAAEAAWARPGPTAA; from the coding sequence ATGTCCGCCACACCCACCACACCGCCACCAGCGCTGCGTCCCTACCTCACCGCCCGCCACGAACTGCTGTGGGACGAGGCGGACGCCTTCGCGGCCGAGCACGTCGCGCCGCGCACCGCTCGTATGGAGGCCGCGCCGGGCAGGGTAGAGCGCAAGGTCGCCGACCTGATGGCCGCACGGGGCTGGTTCGCCGTCACCGTCCCGTCCGCCTTCGGCGGGCTGAGTGCCGGACACGTGGCCAAGACCATCCTGGTCCACCGCATCGCCTGCGTCTCGGCAGCTGCCGCGGCCATCCTGCAGGCCACCCTGATCCCCGTCGGCGCCCTGCTGCACTTCGCCACCTACGAACAGAAGGGCCGCTGGCTGCCCCGAGTCGCGGACGGTTCCCTGCTGTTGTCGATCGCCGTGACCGAACCGCAGGCCGGCGGACACATCGGCGGCATCGAAACCACCGCCGAACGCGCCGGCAGCGAGTGGGTGATCACCGGCAGCAAGATCCATATCGGCAACAGCCACCTCGCGGGAGCCCACCTCGTCGTAGCCCGAACCGCCGAGGCAGGCGTGAGCGCCTCCCAGGCACTGACCGCGTTCATGGTCGAAGCCAACCGCCCCGGGCTCGCCGTCTCCGACCACCGCCCGGGCCTCGGTCTGCACGGCTTCTCCGCCGGCCGCCTCGATCTCGACCACGTCCGCGTCCCCGAAGACCACGTGGTCGGAGAGATCGGCCGAGGGCTGAGCGTGGCCCAGAGCAGCAGCATCCTGTACGGCCGTCCCAATCTGGCCGCCGTCAGCCTCGGCATTCACGAAGCGATCGTGGCCACCACCGCTGCTCGTCTCAAGACCCGTCCCCGCTACCGGGGCACCCTGTCCGACCTGCCCGTACTGCGGGACCGCATCGGCGGCATGGAGGCCCGCCTGCGCGCCGGCCGGATACTCGCCTACCAGTCCGTGCATCTCCTCGACCAGGGCCTGCCCTGCGACGCCGACCTGATCAACGCCAAGTACCTCGGCCACCAGTGGGCCGTGCAGTCCGCCCAGGACGCCATGGAACTGCACGGCGCCCACGCCCTCGACCGCGACTACGTCCTCCAACGCCTGTGGCGCGACATCCAGCACACCTACCCGCCCGCCGGAACCGGCGAGGTCCAGCGCATACGCCTGGCCGACGCCGCCTTCGACGAGGACCACATCCAGTGGTCCGAGCGCCTCGCCGCCGAAGCTGCCTGGGCACGCCCCGGCCCGACCGCCGCATGA
- a CDS encoding LuxR C-terminal-related transcriptional regulator, producing the protein MTPPVTTSAPITPLTPTLQRVAQHLANGLTPQEIATKTGLSAVTVRQYIRDIRESLHCPPRCKPPVIVHRLFTTQRVAPPTTDRPTPELSSKQLLLLRAVAEHSDTRDIAVAAKIAPADLRAALDQLLADTGAQDTTELVVLAHSWQLLPAEQAAHATRSGATQ; encoded by the coding sequence GTGACCCCGCCCGTGACGACCAGCGCACCGATCACCCCCCTGACACCGACCCTGCAGCGCGTCGCCCAACACCTCGCGAACGGCCTTACACCCCAAGAGATCGCCACGAAGACAGGACTGTCGGCGGTCACCGTCCGCCAGTACATCCGCGACATCCGCGAGAGCCTCCACTGCCCGCCCCGCTGCAAGCCCCCGGTGATCGTGCACCGACTGTTCACCACCCAGCGGGTGGCCCCTCCCACGACCGACAGGCCGACGCCGGAGCTCAGCTCGAAGCAGCTGCTGCTGCTTCGAGCCGTCGCTGAGCACAGCGATACCCGCGACATCGCCGTCGCCGCCAAGATCGCCCCGGCCGACCTGCGCGCCGCGCTCGACCAGCTCCTCGCCGACACGGGCGCACAGGACACCACCGAACTGGTGGTCCTGGCGCACAGCTGGCAGCTACTGCCGGCCGAGCAAGCCGCCCACGCGACGCGAAGCGGGGCAACCCAGTGA
- a CDS encoding DUF6624 domain-containing protein yields the protein MTTDEPQRPDLARELIARATESAAHRAKRVRDQLDAVQLGQGRHTDHANTKVLRRILADHDWPGHRLVGPDAARAAWSIALHSDDEPDFQRAATTLLGRAVQAGDALVQHWAHLHDRALITSGRDQEYGTQLLLRADGIELCPLRAPESVDARRATVGLPPIAVALKAVRRRYTAHNSADEAPTVVLAGAA from the coding sequence GTGACAACCGACGAACCGCAGCGGCCCGACCTCGCCCGCGAACTGATCGCCCGCGCCACGGAATCGGCCGCGCACCGGGCCAAACGCGTGCGCGACCAGCTCGACGCCGTCCAACTCGGACAGGGCCGGCACACCGACCACGCCAACACCAAGGTGCTGCGCCGCATCCTGGCCGACCACGACTGGCCCGGGCACCGCCTCGTCGGCCCCGACGCGGCCCGTGCCGCGTGGAGCATCGCCCTGCACAGCGACGACGAACCCGACTTCCAGCGCGCCGCCACCACCCTGCTGGGACGTGCGGTCCAGGCCGGCGACGCGCTGGTCCAGCACTGGGCGCACCTTCACGACCGCGCCCTCATCACCAGCGGGCGCGACCAGGAGTACGGCACCCAGCTCCTGCTGCGCGCCGACGGCATCGAACTGTGCCCGCTGCGCGCGCCGGAGTCAGTCGACGCACGCAGGGCCACCGTGGGTCTGCCGCCGATCGCTGTCGCTCTGAAGGCGGTGCGCCGCCGGTACACCGCGCATAACTCTGCCGATGAAGCCCCGACCGTCGTCCTCGCGGGGGCCGCGTGA
- a CDS encoding DUF6082 family protein produces MKLTTAVLAAGAAVSLTTAVVGAVRLRQDARHQAERNEAVVARNQLDWLAQMSANADLAKLWAPEDMDVEEYMQLLHANQQICTLSLRDRLGFVRDGQLPFYASMLMNSDVCRRYWARFGDLRAQEAEGDERAEHFTKVLNQAAKAHQEAQPVAA; encoded by the coding sequence ATGAAGCTCACCACCGCCGTCCTCGCTGCCGGTGCTGCCGTCTCCCTCACCACCGCTGTGGTCGGAGCCGTCCGGCTCAGGCAGGACGCGCGGCACCAGGCCGAGCGCAACGAGGCGGTCGTCGCCCGCAACCAGCTCGACTGGCTGGCGCAGATGTCCGCCAACGCCGACCTCGCCAAGCTCTGGGCGCCCGAGGACATGGACGTCGAGGAGTACATGCAGCTGCTCCATGCCAACCAGCAGATCTGCACCCTCAGCCTGCGCGACCGCCTGGGCTTCGTCCGCGACGGACAACTGCCCTTCTACGCCTCGATGCTCATGAACAGCGACGTCTGCCGGCGCTACTGGGCCCGTTTCGGAGACCTTCGCGCCCAGGAGGCCGAGGGCGACGAACGCGCCGAGCACTTCACCAAGGTCCTGAACCAGGCCGCGAAGGCCCACCAGGAAGCGCAGCCCGTAGCAGCCTGA
- a CDS encoding FxLD family lanthipeptide — MTAVQTERPTTPVQSDLATTDETDPFGLDITFIEGTPATETVLMCSTGDTCGSSCPSACTTS, encoded by the coding sequence ATGACCGCCGTGCAGACGGAGAGGCCGACCACCCCCGTGCAGTCGGACCTGGCAACCACCGACGAGACCGACCCGTTCGGGCTCGACATCACCTTCATCGAGGGCACGCCGGCGACCGAGACAGTCCTGATGTGCAGCACGGGCGACACCTGCGGCAGCTCCTGCCCCAGCGCCTGCACCACCTCGTAA
- a CDS encoding lantibiotic dehydratase family protein produces the protein MTRHRPSLYEAAGQAMLRAAVHTTEPAMPPWPTTTAPVEEWRAWLSTVWSDTGFRRTVSQASPHLADQVQAIIDGRTPKVRRIRRAALATARYAIRYARRSTPYGLFAGVAPLGFAQVTSVRIGDEHQAVARPEPVGLEEMLSAWESDAARMADAEVCVNTLICQRDQHIHVPSEGDAEFRLTLSPALRLVLDLARSPIGYRQLSDKLAAEFPAVSGTARDRLLGDLLRVRLLRSSLRAPATVADPTDVLPPAARAQVAGLRTACDLRLDSDVRLPEQVLTEAETAATVLARLVTHPTGTPTWRRWIEQFSERYGENTAVPVEAVTDPDRGVGFPAGFATASEPPRPMSRRDRLLLELAGTAAAEGSRTVAVTGAMIEELEAAAGDKPHGLAPHLELAAQVHATSVPALDRGDFRLRVLTVSRSAGSMTGRFWHLFPGAEEAYANLPTVDPEAELAQLSFHAGRVPADLLTRAPQALPRIVSVGEFRRPEPHVLFPRDLSVTVADGRPQLVESATGKPLELLAPTAINFLWNNYTPPMARFLGEISRAASPQVTWFDWGAAWTLPFTPALTYRRTILTTARWKIRSRTLPARTAPLQQWADQLHAWRARFRVPERVLLAEDDQQLPLDLTRDVDLDLLRAHLDANPFGIATLHDAPPPDADGWIGGRPHSIVVPLARRS, from the coding sequence ATGACACGGCACCGGCCCAGCCTGTACGAGGCCGCGGGGCAGGCCATGCTGCGCGCCGCGGTACACACGACCGAGCCCGCCATGCCGCCCTGGCCGACGACCACGGCGCCCGTGGAAGAGTGGCGCGCGTGGCTGAGCACGGTGTGGTCCGACACCGGCTTCCGCCGGACCGTGTCGCAGGCGAGCCCTCACCTGGCGGACCAGGTGCAGGCCATCATCGACGGCCGCACACCGAAGGTGCGCCGGATACGCCGGGCGGCGCTGGCCACCGCCCGCTACGCGATCCGCTACGCCCGCCGCTCCACCCCCTACGGCCTGTTCGCCGGCGTCGCCCCGCTCGGCTTCGCCCAGGTCACGTCCGTCCGCATCGGCGACGAGCACCAGGCCGTGGCCCGCCCCGAGCCGGTCGGACTCGAGGAGATGCTCAGCGCCTGGGAGAGCGACGCTGCGCGCATGGCCGACGCCGAGGTCTGCGTCAACACCCTGATCTGTCAGCGCGACCAGCACATCCACGTGCCCTCCGAGGGCGACGCCGAGTTCCGCCTCACCCTCAGCCCCGCGCTGCGTCTCGTACTCGACCTGGCCCGATCGCCGATCGGGTACCGCCAGTTGTCCGACAAGCTGGCCGCGGAGTTCCCCGCCGTGAGCGGCACCGCGCGTGACCGGCTGCTCGGTGATCTGCTGCGGGTGCGGCTGCTGCGCTCCTCGCTGCGCGCGCCCGCCACCGTCGCCGACCCCACCGACGTCTTACCGCCCGCGGCGCGCGCTCAAGTAGCCGGCCTGCGGACCGCGTGCGACCTGCGGCTGGACTCCGACGTGCGGCTGCCCGAGCAGGTGCTGACCGAAGCGGAGACCGCCGCGACCGTCCTGGCCCGCCTGGTCACCCATCCGACCGGGACACCGACCTGGCGGCGGTGGATCGAGCAGTTCTCCGAGCGCTACGGCGAGAACACCGCGGTGCCGGTGGAAGCGGTGACGGACCCTGACCGGGGCGTGGGCTTCCCTGCAGGCTTCGCCACGGCGAGCGAACCGCCCCGACCGATGTCCCGGCGTGACCGCCTGCTGCTGGAGCTGGCCGGCACCGCCGCTGCCGAAGGCAGCCGCACCGTCGCGGTGACCGGGGCGATGATCGAGGAACTGGAAGCAGCGGCCGGCGACAAGCCCCACGGCCTGGCGCCTCACCTCGAACTGGCCGCACAGGTCCACGCCACCTCTGTTCCGGCCCTGGACCGGGGCGACTTCCGGCTGCGCGTGCTCACCGTCTCCCGCTCGGCCGGATCAATGACCGGTCGGTTCTGGCACCTGTTCCCCGGCGCCGAGGAGGCGTACGCGAACCTGCCCACCGTCGATCCGGAGGCGGAACTCGCGCAGCTCTCCTTCCACGCCGGACGCGTGCCGGCCGACCTGCTCACCCGCGCGCCCCAGGCCCTGCCCCGGATCGTCAGCGTCGGCGAATTCCGCCGCCCCGAACCGCACGTCCTCTTCCCCCGCGACCTGTCGGTCACCGTCGCCGACGGCCGCCCCCAGCTGGTGGAGTCCGCGACGGGCAAGCCGCTGGAGCTGCTGGCCCCCACCGCCATCAACTTCCTGTGGAACAACTACACCCCGCCGATGGCCCGCTTCCTCGGCGAGATCAGCCGGGCCGCGTCCCCGCAGGTGACCTGGTTCGACTGGGGCGCCGCCTGGACCCTGCCCTTCACCCCGGCCCTCACCTACCGGCGCACCATCCTCACCACCGCCCGGTGGAAGATCCGCAGCCGCACGCTGCCCGCCCGCACCGCCCCACTCCAGCAGTGGGCGGACCAACTCCACGCCTGGCGTGCCCGGTTCCGGGTGCCGGAGCGGGTCCTGCTCGCCGAGGACGACCAGCAGCTGCCCCTCGACCTCACCCGCGACGTCGACCTGGACCTCCTGCGCGCCCACCTGGACGCCAACCCCTTCGGCATCGCCACGCTGCACGACGCGCCCCCGCCGGACGCCGACGGGTGGATCGGCGGCCGGCCCCACAGCATCGTCGTCCCCCTGGCCAGGCGCTCATGA
- a CDS encoding lanthionine synthetase C family protein, producing the protein MTTTTVPRTQDLSEGALGMALLDIERRDLSTARRHLAQATVRGVSTGSNASLFHGAPALELVLARAHGAGDDVRAAVDRVVDARLAAAHRRQAAGALPHLAEWDLIRGLTGLAALLLSRRPIAPRLPDVLACLVALAHPARGEGRMLPGWWSAVGPDGKEMAGGHGNNGMAHGIAGPLAVLSLALRAGVSVPGQEEAVGTFATWLDRHGAHYWSTAAHLDADQPPEAEPARQSWCYGQPGIARAQQLAALALGDPARRRAAEDTVETILTDPLRLARITDSTLCHGWAGLLMLTRTVAADSPAPARFTPIIQDLHRRLAADWEHLPKPGFMEGRAGAQLALNATDTTGWTRVLLLA; encoded by the coding sequence ATGACCACGACGACCGTGCCCCGTACGCAGGACCTGTCCGAGGGCGCCCTGGGGATGGCCCTGCTCGACATCGAGCGCCGGGACCTGTCCACCGCCCGCCGCCACCTCGCCCAGGCCACCGTCCGAGGGGTGAGCACCGGCAGCAACGCCAGCCTCTTCCACGGCGCACCCGCCCTGGAGCTCGTCCTGGCCCGCGCCCACGGGGCCGGAGACGACGTCCGCGCGGCCGTCGACCGCGTCGTGGACGCCCGGCTCGCCGCCGCCCACCGCCGTCAGGCGGCCGGCGCGCTGCCTCACCTCGCCGAATGGGACCTCATCCGCGGCCTGACCGGACTCGCCGCCCTGCTGCTGTCCCGCCGCCCGATCGCGCCCCGGCTGCCCGACGTGCTCGCCTGCCTCGTCGCGCTCGCCCACCCCGCCCGTGGTGAAGGCCGGATGCTGCCCGGGTGGTGGTCGGCGGTCGGCCCGGACGGGAAGGAGATGGCCGGCGGGCACGGCAACAACGGCATGGCCCACGGCATCGCGGGGCCCCTTGCCGTGCTCTCCCTCGCCCTGCGCGCCGGAGTCAGCGTCCCCGGCCAGGAGGAAGCCGTCGGCACGTTCGCGACCTGGCTCGACCGGCACGGCGCCCACTACTGGTCCACCGCAGCACACCTGGACGCCGACCAGCCACCCGAGGCGGAACCGGCCCGCCAGTCCTGGTGCTACGGCCAGCCCGGCATCGCCCGCGCCCAGCAGCTCGCCGCGCTCGCCCTCGGCGACCCCGCACGGCGCCGAGCGGCCGAGGACACCGTCGAGACCATCCTGACCGACCCGCTGCGGCTCGCCCGCATCACCGACTCGACGCTCTGCCACGGCTGGGCCGGGCTGCTGATGCTCACCCGCACGGTCGCCGCCGACAGCCCCGCACCCGCACGCTTCACCCCGATCATCCAGGACCTGCACCGACGGCTGGCCGCCGACTGGGAGCACCTGCCCAAACCCGGATTCATGGAAGGCCGCGCCGGAGCCCAACTCGCCCTGAACGCCACCGACACCACCGGCTGGACCCGCGTCCTCCTGCTCGCCTGA